Genomic segment of Bacillota bacterium:
GCAAAAATCGGTCTGCATCCGCTTAAAGACACGCTCATGCATGCTATGCCCGCTTATATTCCGGAGGTGTTTGCCTGCGGCATTAAGTGGGGAGCTTGCTTCCCAGCGAACAGAGAAAGGTTTGGCCTGAACCAGACATCCGTGCTGCTCGTGTTTAACGATAGCGAATCGGGTTGGCCCTTGGCAATAATGGATGCATCCTGGATTACCGAGAAGCGGACACCGGCAGTATCCGTAATAGCTGCAAAGTATCTGGCAAAGGCTGATGCAAAAACCTTTGGCATGATAGGCTGCGGTGTGCAGGGTAGAGCCCATGTCAAAGTGATTTCGCATGTCCTTCGCGGTCTGGAAAAAATCTATATCTATGACGTATACCGACCTGCGATGGATAGATTGGTAGAAGACCTACAGCCAGAAGTAGAAGCTGAAATAATAAAAGCAGGATCTTACGAAGAACTAGCCAAGAACAGTGAAGTCATTGCATCAGCTGCGATTATATCAGCAAAACCCGAGCCAAAAATAAAGG
This window contains:
- a CDS encoding ornithine cyclodeaminase family protein; amino-acid sequence: MNSLEYREWVSKHVEIGKEVLYLTRDECVNIGLTEEDILELTEKALVAHGKKNVEMPAKIGLHPLKDTLMHAMPAYIPEVFACGIKWGACFPANRERFGLNQTSVLLVFNDSESGWPLAIMDASWITEKRTPAVSVIAAKYLAKADAKTFGMIGCGVQGRAHVKVISHVLRGLEKIYIYDVYRPAMDRLVEDLQPEVEAEIIKAGSYEELAKNSEVIASAAIISAKPEPKIKDEWISKGQTIIMCDCHSLYEDVTMKRADKYLCDSIEQHELLIGYGYYPYGLPEIYGETGEVVAGLKKGRETNDELIVCNNVGMAVEDMMMARAVFDRALQKGVGRKLPL